The Flavobacterium commune genome contains a region encoding:
- a CDS encoding DUF1294 domain-containing protein, whose protein sequence is MDILFYFFLTINVIAFLITGYDKQLAIQQKRRISERMLLNFAFIGGTIGSGLAMLLFRHKTNKIRYLWKFWVIIFIQIILIYLGYHFKILTNKI, encoded by the coding sequence ATGGATATTTTATTCTATTTCTTTTTGACAATAAATGTTATCGCTTTCTTAATCACTGGCTATGACAAGCAATTAGCCATTCAACAAAAAAGAAGAATTTCTGAACGAATGCTTCTTAATTTTGCATTTATTGGCGGAACAATTGGTTCAGGATTAGCCATGCTCCTATTCAGACACAAAACCAATAAAATTCGTTATTTATGGAAGTTTTGGGTTATTATTTTTATCCAAATTATATTGATTTATCTGGGCTATCATTTTAAAATTTTAACTAATAAAATCTAA
- the rpiB gene encoding ribose 5-phosphate isomerase B, protein MKISIGNDHAGPEYKKAIVQYLESKGHQVTNYGTDTAASVDYPDFGHPVASDVEEGKADYGIVICGSGNGIAMTVNKHAGVRAGLCWTKEIAYLTRLHNDANIVSIPARYTSIEQAIEIVDTFLTTEFEGGRHQNRVDKISCK, encoded by the coding sequence ATGAAGATTTCAATTGGAAATGATCACGCTGGACCAGAATATAAAAAAGCAATTGTTCAATATTTAGAATCAAAAGGACATCAAGTAACCAATTACGGAACAGATACAGCAGCTTCTGTTGATTATCCTGATTTTGGACATCCTGTTGCTTCAGATGTTGAAGAAGGAAAAGCCGATTACGGAATTGTAATTTGCGGAAGCGGTAATGGAATTGCCATGACTGTTAATAAACATGCAGGTGTAAGAGCAGGTTTGTGTTGGACTAAAGAAATTGCTTATTTAACACGTTTGCATAATGATGCTAATATTGTGAGTATTCCGGCGCGTTATACTTCAATTGAACAAGCTATTGAAATTGTTGATACTTTTTTAACTACAGAATTTGAAGGTGGAAGACACCAAAACAGAGTAGATAAAATTTCTTGTAAATAA
- a CDS encoding putative signal transducing protein, producing the protein METFITIATFNYIHEIEILKHRLDQEGLQYYFENEIMSSIAPMYSTALGGIKLKIHPNDFETVKAILQEMKYNNNLKIV; encoded by the coding sequence ATGGAAACTTTTATCACCATTGCCACTTTTAATTACATTCACGAAATCGAAATCCTGAAACACCGATTAGATCAGGAAGGTCTGCAATATTACTTTGAAAACGAAATCATGTCATCCATCGCTCCAATGTATTCAACAGCATTGGGCGGAATCAAACTTAAAATTCATCCTAACGATTTTGAAACTGTAAAAGCAATTCTTCAGGAAATGAAATACAATAACAATTTAAAAATTGTTTAA
- the rnr gene encoding ribonuclease R — translation MGKRLRKPAKKEKSFSDKIIKILSNSANKAFNYKQIAAKLEVDDTQSRNQIIKDLKILAAEKKIIESEPGKYLIKAVSQDYYEGTIDMTSRKTAYFICEDFEEDVFIPTNNLNRALDKDKVSVYVYNRRKGRRAEGEVIKVLERHKTDFVGVIDIQKNFAFVSTANPKMYTDIFIPKDNLGEAQNGDVVLVHIEDWPKRADSPFGKVTKVLGRPGEHDTEIHAILAEYGLPAEFPIEVETYAQKIDTSISEVEIAKRRDMRDTLTFTIDPKDAKDFDDALSFKKLENGNYEIGIHIADVSHYLEEGTILDDEAYQRATSVYLVDRVVPMLPEVLSNFACSLRPQEEKYTFSAVFEITEKCQVVNQWFGRTVIYSDQRFAYEEAQYIIETKDDVIPAEISLTGTSYKVAPEIVSATLKLDELAKIFRKKRMNDGAISFDKVEVKFNLDADGEPEGVYFKIAKDANHLIEEFMLLANKKVAEYIGKQKKTFVYRIHDEPNEDKLIAMQTVIAKFGYKLDFRNPGDISKSLNKLMEDVSGKKEQNLIDTLAIRSMSKAKYSTDNIGHYGLAFDYYSHFTSPIRRYPDVMVHRLLQFYLDGGKSADEELFETKCLHCSTMEGLATNAERDSIKYMQVKYMQDHQDQEFLGVISGVTEWGIYVEIVENKCEGMVRIRDIKEDYYTFDEKQYALVGATSNKLLQLGDEIYVKVKNADLVKKQLDFNFLRRSE, via the coding sequence ATGGGAAAAAGATTAAGAAAGCCTGCTAAGAAAGAGAAAAGTTTCTCAGATAAAATTATAAAAATATTATCGAATAGTGCTAATAAAGCCTTTAATTATAAGCAGATAGCAGCAAAATTAGAAGTAGATGATACTCAAAGCAGAAATCAAATTATAAAGGATTTGAAAATTCTTGCAGCCGAAAAGAAAATTATAGAATCCGAACCTGGAAAATATTTAATCAAAGCGGTAAGTCAGGATTATTATGAGGGAACCATAGATATGACTAGTCGTAAAACGGCTTATTTTATTTGTGAAGATTTTGAAGAAGATGTTTTTATACCAACGAATAATTTGAATCGTGCTTTAGATAAAGATAAGGTAAGCGTTTATGTTTATAATCGTAGAAAGGGAAGACGCGCTGAAGGTGAGGTTATTAAAGTTTTAGAAAGACATAAAACGGATTTTGTAGGAGTAATTGATATTCAAAAGAACTTTGCTTTTGTATCGACTGCTAATCCAAAAATGTATACTGATATTTTTATTCCAAAAGATAATTTAGGAGAGGCTCAAAATGGGGATGTGGTATTGGTTCATATCGAAGATTGGCCTAAAAGAGCCGATAGTCCTTTTGGAAAAGTAACAAAAGTTTTAGGAAGACCAGGAGAACATGATACTGAAATTCATGCTATTTTGGCCGAATATGGTTTACCTGCCGAATTTCCAATTGAGGTAGAAACTTATGCTCAAAAAATAGATACTTCAATATCTGAAGTTGAAATTGCCAAGCGTCGCGATATGCGTGATACTTTGACTTTTACCATTGATCCAAAAGATGCAAAGGATTTTGATGATGCACTTTCTTTCAAAAAACTGGAAAATGGAAATTACGAAATAGGTATACATATTGCCGATGTTTCGCATTATTTGGAAGAAGGAACCATCTTAGATGATGAAGCTTATCAAAGAGCGACTTCGGTTTATTTGGTAGATAGGGTAGTACCAATGTTACCAGAAGTTTTATCAAATTTTGCCTGTTCATTACGTCCACAAGAAGAAAAATATACGTTTTCGGCAGTATTTGAAATTACCGAAAAATGTCAGGTGGTGAATCAATGGTTTGGACGAACAGTAATCTATTCGGATCAACGATTTGCTTACGAAGAAGCACAATACATCATAGAAACGAAAGACGATGTTATTCCGGCTGAAATTTCGTTAACGGGTACTTCTTATAAAGTTGCTCCAGAAATTGTCTCAGCAACGCTTAAATTAGACGAATTAGCTAAAATTTTCCGTAAAAAGAGAATGAATGATGGTGCTATTTCATTTGATAAGGTTGAAGTAAAATTTAATTTGGATGCCGATGGTGAACCGGAAGGTGTTTATTTTAAAATAGCTAAAGATGCCAATCATCTGATTGAAGAATTCATGCTTTTAGCCAATAAAAAAGTGGCGGAATACATTGGAAAACAAAAGAAAACCTTTGTTTATAGAATTCACGATGAACCAAATGAAGATAAATTAATAGCGATGCAAACCGTAATTGCTAAGTTTGGTTATAAACTTGATTTCCGTAATCCAGGTGATATTTCAAAATCGTTGAATAAATTAATGGAAGATGTAAGTGGTAAAAAAGAACAGAATCTTATTGATACACTGGCAATTCGTTCAATGAGTAAAGCCAAATATTCTACGGATAATATTGGACATTACGGATTAGCTTTTGATTATTATTCTCATTTTACTTCGCCTATTCGTCGTTATCCTGACGTTATGGTGCATCGTTTATTACAATTTTATTTAGACGGAGGAAAATCGGCTGATGAAGAATTATTTGAAACTAAATGTTTGCATTGTTCCACCATGGAAGGTTTAGCAACTAACGCTGAAAGAGATTCTATTAAATACATGCAGGTAAAATACATGCAAGATCATCAGGATCAGGAATTTTTGGGAGTTATTTCGGGTGTAACCGAGTGGGGAATTTATGTTGAAATTGTAGAAAATAAATGCGAAGGTATGGTCCGAATTAGAGACATAAAAGAAGATTATTACACATTCGATGAGAAACAATATGCTTTGGTTGGAGCAACTTCAAATAAATTATTACAATTAGGAGACGAAATTTACGTTAAAGTTAAAAATGCCGATTTAGTTAAAAAACAATTGGATTTTAATTTTTTAAGAAGATCAGAATAA
- a CDS encoding head GIN domain-containing protein, whose protein sequence is MKKVFLVAIAIVSQATFAQVTKKLGEFNSLKVFDKLTVKLIASNENKAVISGDKEKEVEVVNNNGELKLRMPLKQMLSGDAVTIKLYYKNIDEISATEGSSVSSDAVFKQTIFDLSVKEGAKINLKVDAQKVNVKAVTGGIIELSGEAVNQDVIIMSGGVLKSKNLHTSQTTVSLSAGGNAEINASTLVDAKVKAGGTVSIYGKPKQINQETILGGKIEEKE, encoded by the coding sequence ATGAAAAAAGTATTTTTAGTAGCAATTGCAATTGTATCACAGGCAACATTTGCGCAAGTAACAAAAAAATTAGGTGAGTTTAACAGTTTAAAAGTATTTGACAAACTCACAGTAAAATTAATAGCTTCAAATGAAAATAAGGCAGTTATTAGTGGTGACAAAGAAAAAGAAGTAGAAGTTGTGAATAACAACGGGGAATTAAAACTAAGAATGCCATTGAAACAAATGCTATCAGGTGATGCTGTTACAATTAAATTATATTATAAAAACATAGATGAAATTTCAGCAACTGAGGGTTCATCTGTTTCCAGTGATGCGGTTTTTAAACAAACTATTTTTGATTTAAGCGTTAAAGAAGGGGCTAAAATTAATTTAAAAGTTGATGCTCAAAAAGTAAATGTAAAAGCAGTTACCGGAGGAATTATCGAATTGAGTGGTGAAGCAGTGAATCAAGATGTAATTATCATGTCAGGTGGTGTGTTAAAATCTAAAAATTTACATACTTCGCAAACTACTGTAAGTCTCTCAGCTGGAGGAAATGCCGAGATAAATGCAAGCACTTTAGTAGATGCTAAAGTAAAAGCAGGAGGGACTGTTTCTATCTACGGAAAACCAAAACAAATTAATCAGGAAACAATTTTAGGAGGAAAAATTGAAGAAAAAGAATAA
- a CDS encoding LysE family translocator gives MINDILSGIPWGIFLSFMIGPVFFILLETSIIKGFRAALFFDLGVVSGDIIFIAIAYLGSFRLIQSLKDKPALFIFGGIVMLAYGVISYIGLHKEKRINTKQIDKEIIKKDYLGLFIKGLFLNVINIGVLGFWLAVIISVGPKLDMQTSRMITFFSTVIITYLLVDCIKILLAKQLQSKMTPSNILRIKKGISIVLMVFGIVLMVQGWFPKEKEMVKQAFENIEK, from the coding sequence ATGATTAATGATATTTTATCAGGGATTCCTTGGGGAATTTTCCTGAGTTTTATGATTGGTCCTGTTTTTTTTATTTTATTGGAAACCAGTATTATAAAAGGATTCAGGGCCGCTCTTTTTTTTGATTTAGGAGTAGTTTCGGGTGATATTATTTTTATTGCCATTGCTTATTTGGGTAGTTTTAGATTGATTCAAAGTTTAAAAGATAAGCCCGCACTTTTCATTTTTGGAGGTATTGTAATGCTCGCTTATGGAGTGATTTCCTATATAGGTTTACACAAAGAAAAGCGAATTAATACCAAGCAAATTGATAAGGAAATCATAAAAAAAGACTATTTAGGTTTGTTTATAAAAGGTCTTTTTTTGAATGTTATTAACATTGGGGTTTTAGGATTTTGGTTGGCTGTAATTATTTCTGTAGGTCCTAAATTAGATATGCAAACCTCAAGAATGATCACTTTTTTTAGTACCGTAATTATCACTTATTTGTTAGTTGATTGTATTAAAATTTTACTAGCTAAACAATTACAATCTAAAATGACACCTTCAAATATTTTGAGAATTAAAAAAGGAATCAGTATTGTTTTGATGGTTTTTGGGATTGTTTTAATGGTTCAAGGTTGGTTTCCAAAAGAAAAAGAAATGGTTAAACAAGCCTTTGAAAATATCGAGAAGTAA
- the folB gene encoding dihydroneopterin aldolase: METIKLKNIRTFSYHGCLVEEGKIGSEYTVNLEIKANLQQSTQSDELADTVDYVHLNRIVVEEMAIRSKLLEHVAKRINKRVLAELPMVMKTIVEVSKINPPISGDVESVTLILEESRN, encoded by the coding sequence ATGGAAACTATTAAATTAAAAAATATCCGCACTTTTTCCTACCACGGATGTTTAGTTGAAGAAGGAAAAATAGGTTCTGAATACACTGTTAACTTAGAAATTAAGGCCAATTTACAGCAATCTACCCAATCAGATGAATTAGCCGATACAGTAGATTATGTTCACTTAAACCGTATTGTTGTGGAAGAAATGGCTATTCGTTCCAAATTATTAGAACATGTTGCCAAAAGAATTAACAAAAGAGTTTTAGCTGAACTTCCAATGGTAATGAAAACCATAGTTGAAGTTTCTAAAATCAATCCTCCTATTAGTGGTGATGTTGAGTCAGTTACCCTTATTTTAGAAGAAAGCAGAAATTAA
- a CDS encoding glutamine--tRNA ligase/YqeY domain fusion protein codes for MSTEEKSLHFIEQIIEENLTNGFPQDKLRFRFPPEPNGYLHIGHAKSICLNFGLGLKYNAPVNLRFDDTNPAKEEQEYVDAIKEDLQWLGFQWDKELYASDYFQQLYDWAILLIKKGKAYVDSQSSEAMAEQKGTPSQAGVDSPYRNRSVEENLALFERMKNGDFEEGTHILRAKIDMTSSNMLMRDPIMYRVLHKEHHRTGDDWCIYPMYDYTHGESDYLEQISHSICTLEFVMHRELYDWFLDQIYDENLVRPHQYEFARLNLNYTVMSKRKLLQLVQENVVNGWDDPRMPTISGLRRRGYTAASIRKFCENIGVAKRENIIDYSLLEFCLRDDLNKTAPRVMAVLDPVKVIITNYPEGKEELLDAENNQEDESAGFRKVPFSRELYIEREDFLEVAPAKFFRLSLGNEVRLKNAYIIKGESVVKDENGNITEIHVTYDTDSLSGSGTEASKRKVAGTLHWVSVKHAVEAEVRLYDRLFIDEAPDSHKEKNFLDFINPNSLSIIKGFVEPSLETAVSGDKFQFQRLGYFNVDKDSTASKLVFNKTVGLKDAWEEKGKKDSNSINNSLKEINKYFKVETREERIAIRKAIGETLAGISNYSLLQNSLKKNINNNKSSLLFANLILKYAPLKSSDYDKEELHKLYTMSLRSESTFVRSRAILNLNHLDYDLDFRNSFKDEILKLEANPPKSSTEREKEFIEEFLNKL; via the coding sequence ATGTCAACCGAAGAAAAATCACTCCATTTTATAGAACAAATTATCGAAGAAAACTTAACGAATGGTTTTCCTCAGGATAAATTAAGATTTCGTTTCCCACCTGAACCTAATGGATATTTGCATATTGGACATGCTAAATCAATTTGCTTGAATTTTGGTTTAGGATTAAAATACAATGCTCCTGTAAATTTACGTTTTGACGATACCAATCCTGCTAAAGAAGAACAGGAATATGTAGATGCCATCAAAGAAGATTTACAATGGTTAGGATTTCAATGGGATAAGGAATTGTATGCATCTGATTATTTTCAGCAATTGTATGATTGGGCAATTCTTTTGATCAAAAAAGGCAAGGCTTATGTTGATAGTCAATCTTCTGAAGCTATGGCGGAACAAAAAGGAACGCCAAGTCAAGCAGGTGTTGATAGTCCGTATAGAAATCGTTCTGTTGAAGAGAATTTAGCTTTATTCGAAAGAATGAAAAACGGTGATTTTGAAGAAGGAACTCATATTTTAAGAGCTAAAATTGATATGACTTCTTCAAATATGTTGATGCGTGATCCAATTATGTATCGTGTTTTACACAAAGAACATCATAGAACAGGGGATGATTGGTGTATTTATCCTATGTATGATTATACACATGGTGAAAGCGATTATTTAGAGCAAATTTCGCATTCTATTTGTACTTTAGAATTTGTGATGCACCGCGAATTATATGATTGGTTTTTAGACCAAATTTATGATGAAAATCTAGTAAGACCACATCAGTATGAATTTGCCCGTTTGAACTTGAATTATACTGTAATGAGTAAAAGAAAGCTATTACAATTAGTTCAGGAAAATGTGGTGAATGGCTGGGATGATCCTAGAATGCCAACTATTTCCGGCTTAAGAAGAAGAGGTTATACAGCTGCTTCAATTAGAAAATTCTGTGAAAATATTGGAGTTGCGAAGCGTGAAAATATCATTGATTATTCGTTATTAGAATTTTGTTTGCGTGACGATTTGAATAAAACTGCTCCAAGAGTTATGGCAGTTTTAGATCCCGTAAAAGTAATTATTACTAATTATCCTGAAGGAAAAGAAGAACTTTTGGATGCCGAAAACAATCAGGAAGATGAAAGTGCTGGTTTTAGAAAAGTACCTTTTTCAAGAGAATTATATATTGAAAGAGAAGATTTCTTAGAAGTGGCTCCGGCTAAATTTTTCCGTTTAAGCTTAGGTAACGAAGTGCGTTTAAAAAATGCCTATATCATTAAAGGAGAAAGTGTTGTAAAAGATGAAAACGGAAATATTACTGAAATTCATGTAACTTATGATACTGATTCTTTGAGTGGAAGTGGTACAGAAGCTTCTAAACGTAAAGTAGCGGGAACCTTGCATTGGGTTTCAGTTAAACATGCTGTTGAAGCCGAAGTTCGTTTGTATGACCGTTTGTTTATTGATGAAGCACCGGATAGTCATAAAGAGAAAAATTTTCTTGATTTTATCAATCCAAATTCCTTATCAATTATAAAAGGATTTGTTGAACCAAGTTTAGAAACAGCAGTTTCTGGCGATAAATTTCAGTTTCAACGTTTGGGTTATTTTAATGTTGATAAAGATTCAACTGCTTCTAAATTAGTATTTAACAAGACTGTTGGACTAAAAGATGCCTGGGAAGAAAAAGGAAAAAAAGACAGCAACAGTATCAATAATTCTTTAAAAGAAATTAATAAATATTTTAAAGTGGAAACGCGTGAAGAGCGTATTGCCATTAGAAAAGCAATAGGGGAGACTTTAGCCGGAATTTCTAATTATAGTTTATTGCAAAATTCATTAAAGAAAAATATCAACAATAATAAAAGTTCATTGTTGTTTGCCAATTTGATTTTGAAATATGCTCCTTTAAAATCTTCAGATTATGATAAAGAAGAGCTGCATAAATTATATACAATGTCTCTTAGAAGTGAATCCACTTTTGTTCGGTCAAGAGCAATTTTAAATTTAAATCATTTGGATTATGATTTGGACTTTAGAAATTCTTTTAAAGATGAAATTTTAAAACTTGAAGCCAATCCTCCAAAAAGTTCTACCGAAAGAGAGAAGGAATTTATTGAAGAATTTTTAAATAAATTATAA
- a CDS encoding YtxH domain-containing protein, producing the protein MASSTGKTLIALASGAAIGAVLGILFAPDKGEKTRKKIKDGYKDLEKDMKAKLANAKVDLEDTYENLVSNMSYKTEDVITFLEKKLADLKEQNAKLHKQ; encoded by the coding sequence ATGGCAAGTAGTACAGGAAAAACTTTAATAGCTCTTGCAAGTGGTGCTGCAATAGGAGCTGTATTAGGAATTTTGTTTGCTCCGGATAAAGGAGAAAAAACAAGAAAAAAAATTAAAGACGGATATAAAGATCTTGAAAAAGATATGAAAGCTAAATTAGCTAATGCAAAAGTTGATTTAGAAGATACTTATGAAAATTTAGTTTCTAATATGAGTTATAAAACAGAAGATGTTATTACTTTTTTAGAAAAGAAATTAGCTGATTTGAAAGAACAAAATGCTAAACTTCATAAACAATAA
- a CDS encoding competence protein, with amino-acid sequence MAFDELKEHTENIQEQTKDYIEKNLSYYKLLAFKMAMKSTTMIFKFTLILLCICMVLLFCSIALAFAIGNYFGSYTLGFLSVGLIYVILTALLFLVRDKIVEGPILEKFSEIFFND; translated from the coding sequence ATGGCTTTTGATGAGTTAAAAGAACATACTGAGAATATTCAGGAACAAACTAAAGATTATATAGAAAAGAATCTTTCTTACTACAAATTATTAGCGTTTAAGATGGCTATGAAATCAACTACAATGATTTTTAAGTTCACCTTGATTTTGCTTTGTATATGTATGGTTTTGTTATTTTGTTCTATAGCATTGGCATTTGCTATTGGAAATTATTTTGGCAGCTATACCCTTGGTTTTCTATCCGTTGGTTTAATTTATGTTATTTTAACAGCTTTATTGTTTTTAGTTAGAGATAAAATTGTGGAAGGACCTATTTTAGAGAAATTTTCAGAAATATTTTTTAACGACTAA
- a CDS encoding DUF6327 family protein, which translates to MQTKKYSSYAQIDRELEILKVEKEISYQKLVLSVQKTKESFSFLNITSNVVDTVKSTFFSSYGTILRLVIPIIIKWFRNKKRGN; encoded by the coding sequence ATGCAAACAAAAAAATATTCTTCTTATGCTCAAATTGATAGGGAACTTGAAATTTTAAAAGTTGAAAAAGAAATCAGCTATCAAAAGTTAGTTTTAAGTGTTCAAAAAACGAAGGAAAGTTTTTCGTTCTTAAATATTACTTCTAATGTTGTAGATACTGTAAAAAGCACTTTTTTTAGTTCCTACGGCACAATATTGAGATTAGTGATACCAATTATTATAAAATGGTTTAGGAACAAAAAAAGAGGCAATTAA
- a CDS encoding SPFH domain-containing protein, whose protein sequence is MNTSFIFLLFIAFFILLSSFFTVKQQTAVIIERFGKFLSIRQSGLQLKIPLIDRIAGRVNLKIQQLDVIIETKTKDNVFVKLKVSVQFMVVKETVYDAFYKLEYPHDQITSYVFDVVRAEVPKLKLDDVFERKDDIAVAVKSELNEAMTTYGYTIINTLVTDIDPDIQVKNAMNRINAADREKTVAEYEAEASRIRIVAKAKAEAESKRLQGQGIADQRREIARGLVESVDVLNKVGINSQEASALIVVTQHYDTLQAIGADANSNLILLPNSPQAGSEMLNNMVASFSASNQVGEMMKKNKKSTPKKAEPKFEEPENPLEETEESDEV, encoded by the coding sequence ATGAACACTTCATTTATTTTTCTTTTATTTATTGCATTCTTTATTTTGCTTTCCTCCTTCTTCACCGTTAAACAACAAACGGCTGTAATTATTGAACGTTTTGGAAAATTTTTAAGTATCAGACAATCCGGTCTTCAACTTAAAATTCCTTTAATTGATAGAATTGCCGGACGTGTGAATCTAAAAATCCAACAGTTGGATGTTATCATTGAAACCAAAACTAAAGACAATGTATTTGTAAAATTGAAAGTTTCGGTTCAATTTATGGTGGTTAAAGAAACCGTTTATGATGCCTTTTATAAACTGGAATATCCACACGATCAAATTACTTCTTATGTATTTGATGTGGTTCGTGCCGAAGTTCCTAAATTGAAATTAGATGATGTTTTTGAACGAAAAGATGATATTGCTGTTGCTGTAAAAAGTGAATTAAACGAAGCCATGACAACTTACGGATACACAATCATCAATACTCTGGTTACTGATATTGATCCTGATATACAGGTAAAAAATGCGATGAACAGAATTAATGCTGCCGACAGGGAAAAAACGGTAGCTGAATATGAAGCCGAAGCTTCGAGAATCAGAATTGTAGCTAAAGCCAAAGCAGAAGCTGAAAGCAAGCGTTTACAAGGACAGGGTATTGCCGATCAAAGACGTGAAATTGCCCGTGGATTAGTAGAAAGTGTGGATGTTTTAAACAAAGTTGGAATTAATTCGCAAGAAGCCTCTGCCCTGATTGTGGTAACTCAACATTATGATACATTGCAAGCCATAGGTGCAGATGCTAATTCTAATTTGATTTTACTCCCTAATTCTCCACAAGCCGGAAGTGAAATGCTGAACAATATGGTCGCTTCTTTTAGTGCTTCGAATCAAGTAGGTGAAATGATGAAGAAAAATAAAAAGAGTACTCCTAAAAAAGCAGAACCAAAATTTGAAGAACCCGAAAATCCTCTAGAAGAAACAGAAGAATCGGATGAAGTATAA
- a CDS encoding outer membrane beta-barrel protein, with amino-acid sequence MIKSSLTFCFLLISVFCFAQYGYRDSNRIGIQGGVNQFTLNTTNFDTKPEMGWNAGLSIRGNFYDNWDMVYAIQFSENNFSVATNRSLIISEDVNYKLPSAQISLQLSYVLIDNHLSIEFGPLVQVNGKFKIDADKENNIISGTTLLAKDITDIGKFNFYPTVGITAGAKHFRVNVSYQYGISNMLGSLNSKNPGYDFKGNPGILNGNVIFYL; translated from the coding sequence ATGATAAAGTCTTCATTAACTTTTTGTTTTCTCCTAATTTCAGTATTTTGTTTCGCGCAATACGGTTATCGCGATTCCAATAGAATTGGAATTCAAGGAGGAGTAAATCAATTTACTCTAAACACTACTAATTTTGATACAAAACCTGAAATGGGTTGGAATGCCGGCCTTTCAATACGAGGTAATTTTTATGATAATTGGGATATGGTTTATGCTATTCAATTTTCTGAAAATAATTTTTCGGTAGCCACAAATCGATCGCTTATAATCAGTGAAGATGTGAATTACAAATTACCTTCAGCTCAAATTTCTTTACAATTGAGCTATGTTTTAATCGACAATCATTTATCAATTGAATTTGGTCCTTTGGTTCAGGTAAACGGAAAATTTAAAATTGATGCTGATAAGGAAAATAATATAATTTCAGGAACTACTTTATTGGCCAAAGATATAACTGATATCGGTAAATTTAATTTTTATCCAACGGTTGGAATTACAGCAGGAGCAAAACATTTTAGAGTAAATGTTTCTTATCAATATGGAATTTCAAATATGTTAGGCAGTTTAAATTCTAAAAATCCGGGTTATGATTTTAAAGGAAATCCAGGGATTCTAAACGGTAATGTAATTTTCTATCTATAA